The Planococcus donghaensis genome contains a region encoding:
- a CDS encoding penicillin-binding protein, which yields MKKKFRFQGGAFLLFLLFAGLFFLLLARIVTIQATGKVEGQELAAKAAAKYNQEEVLTAERGRIVDRNGEVIAEDTLTYKLVAVLDESVTQKASDPQHVVDVEETAKKLAGYLNAPEEKILEILKNGVEKDRYQVEFGSAGREISHTQMLAMKEEDIPGLLFVRDLKRLYPNGVFASHLIGYAMKEELENGETKTTGRMGLESIHNDVLTGKNGKMEFDTDKWGFLLPNNESAITPAVNGADVQLTLDKTLQNFLEDAMTGVQEEYDPTRMIAVIADPKTGEILAMSQRPTFNPNTREGLSDNWLNESIELTIEPGSPMKMFTLAAAIEEGKWDPNASYKSGTYTLLDSKIGDHNSGRGWGTISFLEGFQRSSNVSMAYLLERLGADTFMNYVDAFGFGEQTGIDLPKEASGKILNQWPINKLTTAYGQGSTVTPIQMIQAASAIANDGVMMKPYVIDQIKNSDTGKVTVKSEPQEAGQPISAETANQVKEVLASTVTSEVGSARGFALKDYTVAGKTGTAQVPREGGGYLTGRNNYLFSFLGMAPADDPELLIYIGVQQPNVPTNEYGSVPVAKIFTSVMENSLKYLNIEPENMAEAATVPMEEYTGKTVTQATKALQELGIEVEVIGNTEEIISQYPEASNAVLKGGRVILKTAGDTTLPDFTGWSKRELLAYQALSGLALEIAGQGYAMTQSVEAGQLVVGSDPVIIELYPPEIFYPAQAKEQEENLEEDQIPPEQEVLEDTGSETIVEEAENEVPIEPETQPNTEAQENTESQTDESTE from the coding sequence ATGAAAAAAAAGTTTCGATTTCAAGGAGGAGCCTTTCTGCTATTTTTGTTATTCGCAGGGCTCTTTTTCCTTTTATTGGCGAGAATTGTAACCATACAAGCCACGGGGAAAGTGGAAGGACAAGAACTAGCTGCTAAAGCTGCAGCGAAATACAATCAAGAAGAAGTGTTGACAGCTGAGCGTGGACGCATTGTCGATCGCAATGGGGAAGTGATAGCTGAAGATACACTAACTTATAAACTAGTGGCAGTACTCGATGAATCAGTTACTCAGAAAGCTAGTGATCCACAGCATGTTGTAGATGTTGAAGAAACCGCTAAGAAATTAGCGGGATATTTGAATGCTCCTGAAGAAAAAATTCTAGAAATTTTAAAAAATGGTGTCGAAAAAGACCGTTATCAAGTAGAGTTCGGTTCTGCAGGTCGTGAAATTAGTCACACGCAGATGCTTGCAATGAAAGAAGAAGACATTCCAGGCTTATTATTTGTTCGAGATTTAAAACGATTATATCCTAATGGCGTTTTTGCTTCTCATTTAATCGGCTATGCGATGAAAGAAGAGCTAGAAAATGGAGAAACAAAAACAACGGGAAGAATGGGTCTCGAATCGATTCACAATGATGTATTAACAGGGAAAAATGGCAAAATGGAGTTTGATACAGATAAATGGGGCTTCTTACTGCCGAACAATGAATCTGCAATTACCCCAGCAGTAAATGGAGCAGATGTTCAACTCACATTGGACAAAACGTTGCAGAATTTCTTAGAAGATGCGATGACAGGTGTACAAGAAGAATACGACCCAACACGCATGATTGCGGTTATTGCAGATCCTAAGACTGGTGAAATTTTAGCAATGTCTCAACGCCCAACATTTAATCCGAATACGCGAGAAGGATTATCCGATAACTGGCTAAATGAAAGCATCGAATTAACGATTGAACCCGGTTCACCTATGAAGATGTTCACATTAGCTGCTGCTATTGAAGAAGGTAAATGGGATCCCAATGCTTCTTACAAATCGGGTACATATACTTTACTGGATAGCAAAATCGGAGATCATAACAGTGGTCGTGGCTGGGGAACAATTTCGTTTTTAGAAGGCTTCCAGCGCTCATCGAACGTTTCGATGGCGTATTTACTAGAACGTCTTGGAGCAGATACTTTCATGAACTATGTAGATGCTTTTGGATTCGGGGAACAAACAGGCATCGACTTGCCAAAAGAAGCATCAGGTAAAATCTTGAACCAATGGCCAATTAATAAGTTAACGACTGCATACGGTCAAGGTTCTACAGTTACGCCTATTCAAATGATTCAAGCGGCGTCTGCTATTGCCAATGACGGAGTTATGATGAAACCGTATGTGATCGATCAAATCAAAAATTCCGACACAGGAAAAGTAACGGTTAAAAGCGAACCACAAGAAGCAGGACAGCCGATTTCAGCTGAAACTGCAAATCAAGTTAAAGAAGTATTGGCTTCAACTGTTACATCTGAAGTAGGCTCAGCGCGAGGTTTTGCATTAAAAGATTATACAGTTGCCGGAAAAACGGGAACAGCTCAAGTACCAAGAGAAGGTGGCGGCTATTTAACAGGTAGAAATAATTACTTGTTCTCCTTTTTAGGGATGGCTCCTGCAGATGATCCGGAATTGCTTATCTACATTGGTGTTCAACAACCTAATGTGCCAACTAACGAGTATGGTTCAGTACCGGTAGCGAAAATCTTTACTTCCGTAATGGAAAATAGTTTGAAGTATTTGAACATCGAACCAGAAAATATGGCGGAAGCCGCTACAGTGCCAATGGAAGAATATACGGGTAAAACAGTGACACAAGCGACTAAAGCTTTGCAGGAGTTAGGTATTGAAGTTGAGGTAATAGGGAATACCGAAGAAATTATCTCTCAGTACCCAGAAGCAAGTAATGCTGTCTTAAAAGGTGGTCGTGTGATCCTGAAAACAGCTGGAGACACAACGCTACCTGATTTTACTGGATGGTCTAAGAGAGAACTGCTTGCTTATCAAGCTTTAAGTGGTTTAGCACTAGAGATTGCTGGCCAAGGCTATGCGATGACACAAAGCGTTGAAGCAGGACAGCTTGTCGTAGGGAGCGATCCCGTAATTATTGAACTTTATCCACCTGAGATTTTTTATCCTGCTCAAGCAAAAGAGCAAGAAGAAAATCTAGAAGAAGATCAAATTCCGCCTGAACAAGAAGTGTTAGAAGACACGGGTTCTGAAACCATAGTAGAAGAAGCGGAAAATGAAGTCCCAATAGAACCAGAAACACAACCAAATACAGAAGCACAAGAGAATACAGAATCACAAACAGACGAATCTACTGAGTAG
- the ftsL gene encoding cell division protein FtsL: protein MALNARTEDYIQQPAAPRNPSQQQSIRKKGLITKGEKILYTTFVAVCIMCALLVLQNQATIQASTQEIQKIEQSVNETTKQNTDLSVQVSELSSYERIWAKAKELGLKLNEQNVKVVPGQ, encoded by the coding sequence ATGGCACTGAATGCAAGAACAGAAGATTACATCCAACAGCCGGCCGCACCTCGAAATCCGAGCCAGCAACAATCGATTAGAAAAAAAGGCTTAATCACAAAAGGTGAAAAAATTCTGTATACAACTTTTGTAGCAGTCTGTATTATGTGTGCATTGCTGGTTTTGCAGAATCAAGCAACGATTCAAGCATCAACTCAAGAAATTCAAAAAATTGAACAATCAGTCAATGAAACAACGAAGCAAAATACAGATTTGTCCGTACAGGTAAGTGAACTGTCTTCATATGAGCGCATTTGGGCTAAAGCAAAAGAGCTTGGCCTTAAATTAAATGAGCAAAATGTAAAGGTAGTGCCTGGACAATGA
- the rsmH gene encoding 16S rRNA (cytosine(1402)-N(4))-methyltransferase RsmH — MFNHTTVLLHETVDGLNVRPDGIYVDCTLGGAGHSEYLVQQLSDQGHLYCFDQDATAIAHAKEKLQEYLHRITFIHANFKFLKEELEMHGVEKVDGILYDLGVSSPQLDTPERGFSYHNDAPLDMRMDQSAELSAYHVVNEWSFEDLVRIFYRYGEEKFSKQIARKIEAAREKQPIETTGQLVECIKDGIPAFARRKGGHPAKRVFQAIRIAVNDELGAAETSLQDAVSLLAIGGRISVITFHSLEDRLCKAIFKEASSLPELPPNLPVIPDGMEPILKLITRKPILPSEEELEHNNRSRSAKLRIAEKINE, encoded by the coding sequence TTGTTCAATCACACCACGGTTTTACTGCATGAAACTGTCGATGGTCTGAACGTTCGTCCTGATGGCATATATGTTGATTGTACGCTGGGCGGAGCAGGACACAGCGAATATTTGGTTCAGCAATTATCTGACCAAGGTCATTTATATTGTTTCGATCAAGACGCAACGGCGATAGCTCATGCAAAAGAAAAACTACAAGAGTATTTACATAGAATTACATTTATCCATGCTAACTTTAAATTTTTAAAAGAAGAATTGGAAATGCATGGGGTAGAAAAAGTTGATGGCATTCTATATGACTTAGGCGTTTCTTCTCCACAATTGGATACACCAGAACGAGGATTTAGTTATCACAACGACGCACCTTTAGATATGCGAATGGACCAAAGTGCAGAACTAAGTGCTTATCACGTAGTAAATGAATGGTCTTTTGAAGATTTAGTAAGAATTTTTTATCGTTACGGCGAAGAGAAATTTTCAAAGCAAATTGCACGTAAAATCGAAGCGGCAAGAGAAAAGCAACCAATCGAAACTACGGGTCAGTTGGTGGAATGCATCAAAGATGGAATTCCTGCTTTTGCCCGTCGAAAAGGTGGACATCCTGCTAAAAGAGTATTCCAAGCCATTCGCATCGCAGTAAATGATGAATTAGGTGCAGCAGAAACATCTTTACAAGACGCCGTTAGCCTACTAGCAATTGGCGGAAGAATTAGTGTGATTACTTTCCATTCGTTAGAAGATCGACTTTGTAAAGCAATTTTTAAAGAAGCCTCTTCACTACCTGAATTGCCACCGAACTTACCGGTAATTCCTGATGGAATGGAACCAATTTTAAAGCTAATTACAAGAAAACCAATATTACCTTCTGAAGAAGAACTAGAACATAACAATCGATCACGCTCCGCTAAGTTGCGGATTGCAGAAAAAATAAACGAGTAA
- the mraZ gene encoding division/cell wall cluster transcriptional repressor MraZ, translating into MFMGEYQHSVDAKGRLIIPAKFRELLGDHFVITRGLDQCLFGYTMEEWQKIEEKLKELPVTKKDARAFTRFFFSGASEVELDKQGRVNIPTTLISYAKLEKECIILGVSNRFEIWAKDSWESYFAASEDSFSEIAENLTDFDF; encoded by the coding sequence ATGTTCATGGGCGAATATCAACATAGCGTTGATGCAAAAGGACGGTTAATCATACCGGCTAAATTCCGTGAACTCTTGGGAGATCATTTTGTGATTACTCGAGGTCTAGATCAGTGCTTATTTGGCTACACTATGGAAGAATGGCAGAAAATTGAAGAAAAGCTTAAAGAACTGCCGGTCACGAAAAAAGACGCACGTGCTTTTACACGCTTTTTTTTCTCAGGTGCCTCAGAAGTGGAACTTGATAAGCAAGGGCGCGTCAATATACCGACGACATTAATTTCTTACGCGAAACTTGAAAAAGAATGCATTATCTTAGGTGTGTCCAACCGTTTTGAAATATGGGCAAAAGATTCATGGGAAAGCTATTTTGCAGCATCCGAAGATTCCTTTAGTGAAATCGCGGAAAATTTAACTGATTTTGACTTTTAA
- the bshC gene encoding bacillithiol biosynthesis cysteine-adding enzyme BshC has protein sequence MKVEEQYVEPASKLMSDYINGKPVLRQYFSYDPQLASFEKRLKNLQNHSVDRSKLTGILRDYMGREKLSEMTQQNLENLEAGAPVVITGQQAGILTGPLYTVHKAISVIILAKQASEQLRTPVVPVFWIAGEDHDLAEVSHLYREVNGRMDKLNIPYAEYGKNSASSANLNKPKTASFLEEYFRSLPETEHSKDIQKLAFGLLEKSRSFTDFFAELIHYFFQEEGLLYIDAADKAFRKYESPYFVEMINRSADIAKVVTVAEKSLVKDGYSAVIEAEETAANLFINVKGERLLLEREGPEFVANNGSIRFTKQQLLTIAEETPELLSNNVVTRPLMQEMVFPVLAFVGGPGEIAYWAALKGAFEIFDMELPVIMPRLSLTLVNRKTQRLLNKYKLDFSSVVNEHQIAAMRNRLMETIREQEAEALLANLELELEKNYEQIKQQFSLVSKGLTPIVEKNLQLHVKQLKFLKNKLQDEVILQNSIEFEHYAAIENELLPNGGFQERTYCPFTYMNQYGVDLVKDLLALPLCYDKNHKIIYF, from the coding sequence ATGAAAGTAGAGGAACAGTACGTTGAACCAGCCAGTAAATTGATGAGTGATTATATAAATGGCAAACCGGTACTTCGCCAGTATTTTTCATATGACCCACAACTAGCGTCATTTGAAAAACGATTGAAAAACCTACAAAATCATTCTGTTGATCGTTCGAAGCTTACAGGTATACTGCGTGATTATATGGGACGGGAAAAACTGTCTGAAATGACTCAACAGAATTTAGAAAATTTAGAAGCAGGTGCGCCTGTTGTAATTACTGGTCAACAAGCAGGTATTCTGACAGGACCACTCTATACGGTACATAAAGCGATATCTGTCATTATTCTTGCTAAACAAGCTTCTGAGCAACTCCGAACACCCGTAGTGCCAGTTTTTTGGATTGCTGGAGAAGATCATGATTTAGCTGAAGTTAGTCACCTTTATCGAGAAGTAAATGGTCGGATGGATAAATTGAATATCCCTTATGCTGAATACGGCAAAAACTCAGCTTCGTCAGCAAATCTTAATAAACCAAAAACGGCTTCTTTTTTAGAAGAATATTTCCGCAGCCTTCCAGAAACAGAACACTCGAAAGACATACAAAAACTAGCATTCGGTTTGTTGGAAAAATCTCGATCGTTCACAGACTTTTTCGCAGAACTTATTCATTATTTCTTTCAAGAAGAAGGGCTACTGTACATAGATGCTGCAGATAAAGCGTTTCGGAAATATGAGTCTCCTTATTTTGTAGAAATGATTAATCGTTCAGCTGATATCGCAAAAGTTGTAACGGTTGCTGAAAAGTCTCTTGTGAAAGATGGCTATAGTGCAGTAATTGAAGCAGAAGAAACTGCTGCAAATCTATTTATAAACGTTAAAGGAGAACGGCTGTTACTAGAACGTGAAGGTCCAGAGTTTGTAGCGAACAATGGCTCCATTCGTTTCACAAAACAGCAACTTCTAACTATTGCAGAAGAAACACCAGAGCTATTAAGCAATAATGTAGTGACGCGGCCGTTAATGCAGGAAATGGTTTTTCCAGTACTCGCTTTTGTTGGCGGCCCGGGCGAAATTGCTTATTGGGCAGCTTTAAAAGGTGCGTTTGAAATATTCGATATGGAATTACCGGTAATTATGCCTCGTTTAAGTTTGACGCTTGTAAACCGCAAAACGCAGCGTTTACTAAATAAGTACAAATTAGATTTTTCTTCTGTTGTTAACGAACATCAAATAGCGGCTATGAGAAACCGATTGATGGAGACGATTCGTGAACAAGAAGCGGAAGCGCTACTGGCAAACTTAGAACTTGAATTAGAAAAAAATTATGAGCAAATCAAACAACAATTCTCTTTAGTCAGTAAGGGATTAACGCCGATTGTGGAGAAGAATTTACAATTGCATGTTAAGCAACTAAAGTTCTTGAAAAACAAATTGCAAGATGAAGTAATACTTCAAAACAGCATTGAGTTCGAACATTACGCTGCCATTGAAAATGAACTATTACCTAATGGAGGTTTTCAAGAAAGAACATACTGTCCGTTTACTTATATGAATCAGTATGGAGTCGACCTTGTAAAAGATCTTTTAGCACTTCCGCTCTGTTATGACAAAAATCATAAAATTATTTATTTTTAA
- a CDS encoding DUF3397 domain-containing protein, which translates to MTILFTIATVFLYIPFLLFIIVYLFLLKSKKQKALVLASDVTTFLLFFSVPASVEFLWGLSISAYIYFVALVLAIILLVIEWRNTKELEIIPFFRKLWRTYFLLLASLYALVWIVGLISIIVKSI; encoded by the coding sequence ATGACAATTTTGTTTACAATTGCAACTGTATTTTTGTATATTCCTTTTCTTCTTTTTATTATTGTTTATCTCTTTTTGCTAAAAAGCAAAAAGCAAAAAGCATTGGTCTTAGCTTCAGACGTGACAACTTTTTTATTATTCTTTTCTGTCCCAGCCAGTGTAGAATTTCTTTGGGGTCTTTCCATTTCTGCATACATTTATTTCGTCGCTCTTGTATTAGCAATAATATTATTAGTCATCGAGTGGAGAAATACGAAAGAACTTGAAATTATCCCGTTTTTTCGTAAATTATGGAGAACTTACTTTTTGCTATTAGCTTCTCTGTATGCGCTTGTATGGATAGTAGGTCTTATTTCCATCATTGTTAAATCGATTTAG
- a CDS encoding ketopantoate reductase family protein produces the protein MKYAIIGAGVSGLLPAYLLKKAGHEVQVITQHEEQAAIINKQGIINDGNCQKVAAYTDFEQIDAEAFVLVTVNYDELPPILRLLKIRRPSNKIIFLQQGMLFLEKATALSHRHITAGIVDTDCIKVKDTEISFSKSPQFRFGLIKGQSEEFQPLLTTDAWQSEWVEDIEKSLFENVLLSSLIDPLTAMMKIRNGELITNPHAYELFRNLYNELYLAFPEIEWLQPIENVATMCAAEPERVSRMFADRLANDPMEVDGLMVYVLNQSKLELPLFKAFYHLLKTVEVTQ, from the coding sequence GTGAAATATGCAATTATCGGAGCTGGAGTCAGTGGATTGTTACCAGCTTATCTACTGAAAAAAGCGGGCCATGAAGTGCAAGTCATTACACAGCACGAAGAGCAAGCCGCGATAATTAACAAGCAAGGAATTATAAATGATGGAAATTGTCAAAAAGTAGCTGCCTATACAGACTTTGAGCAAATCGATGCGGAGGCTTTTGTTCTAGTGACGGTGAACTATGATGAATTACCACCGATATTGAGGTTGTTGAAAATTCGTCGCCCAAGCAACAAAATCATTTTTCTGCAACAAGGTATGCTTTTTTTAGAAAAAGCCACTGCATTATCACATCGCCATATCACTGCGGGTATAGTAGATACGGATTGCATCAAAGTAAAAGATACGGAAATTAGCTTTAGTAAATCGCCTCAATTTAGATTTGGGTTGATCAAAGGGCAGTCAGAAGAATTTCAACCGCTTCTTACAACCGATGCTTGGCAAAGTGAATGGGTTGAGGACATTGAAAAATCACTTTTTGAAAACGTATTACTCAGCAGTTTGATCGATCCTTTAACTGCCATGATGAAAATACGAAATGGTGAGCTAATTACTAACCCTCATGCTTATGAATTGTTCCGAAATTTATATAATGAATTGTATTTGGCATTTCCAGAAATTGAATGGTTGCAACCGATTGAAAATGTTGCAACAATGTGTGCAGCAGAACCCGAAAGAGTATCGAGGATGTTTGCTGACCGTTTAGCTAATGATCCAATGGAGGTCGACGGACTAATGGTGTATGTATTAAATCAATCAAAATTAGAGTTGCCTTTGTTTAAAGCTTTCTATCATTTATTGAAAACTGTTGAGGTAACTCAATGA
- a CDS encoding acyl-CoA carboxylase subunit beta: protein MTKTTETTGYNERLEQKLAKIFAGGQQKYHDKMKESNKLFVRDRLKLLFDDENYAEDGRFANVEANDLPADGVVTAIGKVNGETVCVMANDSTVKAGSWGSRTVEKIIRIQETAEKMQVPMLYLVDSAGARITDQLDMFPNRRGAGKIFHNQVRMSGMVPQVCLLFGPSAAGGAYIPAFCDIVIMVDGNASMYLGSPRMAEKVIGEKVSLEEMGGARMHCTVSGVGDVLVATEEEAISEARRYLTNFPANFAIKPEKIEAKAAKAGRSLEAIIPENQNAPFDMYELIDQLVDEGSFFDIKKLFAGELITGIARIDGQVVGILANQPKVKGGVLFGDSADKGAKFINLCDAFSIPLLFLADVPGFMIGTKVERAGIIRHGAKFIAAMSSATVPKISVIVRKAYGAGLYAMAGPAFEPDVCIALPTAQIAVMGPEAAVNAVYSNKIEAIEDPKERLKYVQEKHQEYKEEIDIYRLASELIVDEIVAPHQLRSVLSQRLSFYETKDLPLPYRKHPIYPV from the coding sequence ATGACAAAAACGACTGAAACAACAGGGTATAATGAACGTTTAGAACAAAAGCTTGCAAAAATTTTTGCTGGGGGGCAGCAAAAATATCACGACAAAATGAAAGAAAGCAATAAATTATTTGTCCGTGATCGGTTGAAATTATTATTCGATGATGAAAACTATGCAGAAGACGGACGTTTTGCTAATGTTGAAGCAAATGACCTTCCAGCGGATGGCGTGGTCACCGCTATTGGTAAAGTTAATGGTGAAACGGTTTGTGTAATGGCGAATGATTCTACTGTAAAAGCAGGATCATGGGGTTCGCGTACGGTTGAAAAGATCATCCGTATTCAAGAAACTGCAGAAAAAATGCAAGTGCCTATGCTCTACTTAGTAGATTCTGCTGGTGCACGTATTACCGATCAACTAGATATGTTCCCTAACCGACGTGGTGCAGGTAAAATATTCCATAATCAAGTAAGAATGTCTGGAATGGTGCCACAAGTATGTTTACTATTCGGTCCATCTGCTGCAGGGGGCGCATATATTCCTGCCTTTTGTGACATTGTGATTATGGTAGACGGCAACGCTTCGATGTACCTTGGTTCACCGCGCATGGCTGAAAAAGTTATTGGTGAAAAAGTGTCGCTTGAAGAAATGGGCGGAGCTCGCATGCATTGTACAGTGAGTGGTGTTGGTGATGTATTAGTTGCAACAGAAGAGGAAGCTATCTCAGAAGCACGTCGTTACTTAACAAACTTCCCAGCTAACTTTGCGATCAAGCCTGAAAAGATTGAAGCAAAAGCAGCAAAAGCGGGACGTTCACTTGAAGCAATCATTCCAGAAAACCAAAATGCACCTTTTGATATGTATGAATTGATTGATCAATTGGTTGATGAGGGCAGTTTTTTCGATATTAAAAAACTGTTCGCTGGGGAATTGATTACTGGGATTGCACGTATTGATGGACAAGTAGTGGGGATTCTTGCGAACCAGCCAAAAGTTAAAGGCGGCGTATTGTTTGGTGATTCAGCTGATAAAGGCGCGAAGTTTATCAACCTATGCGATGCTTTTTCAATTCCGTTATTGTTCCTAGCGGACGTTCCAGGATTTATGATTGGAACAAAAGTAGAGCGTGCTGGAATTATTCGTCACGGTGCGAAGTTTATCGCGGCAATGAGTTCTGCCACTGTACCCAAAATTTCGGTGATTGTCCGTAAAGCCTATGGTGCTGGATTATACGCGATGGCAGGCCCTGCCTTTGAGCCGGACGTCTGTATTGCGTTGCCGACAGCACAAATTGCAGTAATGGGTCCTGAGGCAGCTGTCAATGCTGTTTACTCTAACAAAATCGAAGCAATTGAAGATCCGAAAGAACGCCTTAAGTATGTTCAAGAAAAACATCAAGAGTATAAAGAAGAAATTGATATTTATCGCTTGGCTTCTGAACTGATTGTTGATGAAATAGTAGCACCGCATCAATTGCGTTCAGTGCTATCTCAGCGTTTGTCATTTTACGAAACAAAAGATTTACCATTGCCATATCGAAAACATCCGATTTATCCTGTATAA
- a CDS encoding biotin/lipoyl-containing protein, giving the protein MKELKASMAGTVLNVLAAEGQAITPGQAVLTIESMKMEIPVEAEFGGTVEKVHVEVGGFVNEGDLLITVGE; this is encoded by the coding sequence ATGAAAGAACTAAAAGCGTCAATGGCAGGAACGGTATTAAACGTATTAGCAGCTGAAGGACAAGCAATTACACCGGGACAAGCTGTTTTAACAATCGAATCAATGAAAATGGAAATACCAGTAGAAGCTGAATTCGGTGGAACTGTAGAAAAAGTTCACGTTGAAGTTGGCGGTTTCGTTAATGAAGGCGATTTGTTGATCACAGTAGGCGAGTAA
- a CDS encoding acetyl-CoA carboxylase biotin carboxylase subunit encodes MKKILIANRGEIARRIIRTCNRLGIETVAIHSEADGDLPYVSEATQAVLIGPNPVVQSYLQVDKIIEEAKKHGVDGIHPGYGLLSENADFARKVAEAGMTFIGPSSDIIEKMGDKIESRRTMIQAGVPVVPGTEEGVTTLEEALQEAEAIGYPLMLKASAGGGGIGMVRCESEQALTQQFESVKNRAKAYFGDDVVYLEKFIADARHIEVQIFGDHHGNLVHLYERNCSVQRRNQKVIEESPSPNLPQEVRERLCEAALQAGKAVNYTNAGTVEFIVDANNEFYFLEMNTRLQVEHPVTEEVTGLDLVEWQLTVADGGELPAQDTIHTHGHAIEYRVYAEDPKTFFPSPGKLEKLQWGEGARIETGYEEGNLVTPFYDPMISKVIIHGADRDEALSKSQAFFNDVTINGVKTNISLFKEFIGSEQFVSGDYATAVLPQWMGKKKEEHTL; translated from the coding sequence ATGAAAAAAATCCTAATCGCGAACCGAGGAGAGATTGCACGTCGAATTATTCGTACATGTAATCGCCTTGGAATCGAAACGGTTGCTATTCACTCTGAGGCTGATGGGGATCTGCCTTACGTTAGTGAAGCAACTCAAGCTGTACTGATCGGTCCAAACCCGGTCGTACAGTCTTATTTACAAGTTGACAAAATCATTGAAGAAGCAAAGAAACATGGAGTTGATGGAATTCATCCTGGATATGGCTTATTGTCCGAAAACGCCGATTTTGCTCGTAAAGTCGCAGAAGCTGGTATGACGTTTATCGGGCCTTCAAGTGATATTATTGAAAAAATGGGTGATAAAATTGAGTCGCGTAGAACGATGATTCAAGCAGGAGTACCCGTAGTTCCAGGTACAGAAGAAGGCGTGACGACGCTTGAAGAAGCTTTGCAAGAGGCCGAGGCAATCGGTTATCCACTTATGTTAAAAGCGAGTGCAGGTGGCGGTGGAATTGGCATGGTTCGTTGTGAAAGTGAGCAAGCGCTCACTCAACAGTTTGAATCGGTTAAAAATCGTGCTAAAGCTTATTTTGGTGACGATGTTGTTTACCTTGAAAAGTTTATTGCAGATGCAAGGCATATCGAAGTTCAAATTTTTGGAGATCACCATGGCAACCTTGTTCATTTATATGAACGAAATTGTTCTGTCCAGCGCCGCAATCAAAAAGTGATTGAAGAATCACCTTCACCGAATTTGCCACAAGAAGTACGTGAGCGACTTTGTGAAGCAGCGTTACAAGCTGGAAAAGCAGTGAACTATACAAATGCAGGCACTGTCGAATTTATCGTTGATGCTAATAATGAGTTTTATTTCTTGGAAATGAACACACGTCTGCAAGTTGAACACCCTGTAACAGAAGAAGTAACAGGACTTGATTTGGTTGAATGGCAGTTGACTGTCGCTGATGGAGGCGAGCTCCCAGCTCAAGACACGATACACACTCATGGCCATGCAATTGAATACCGCGTCTACGCGGAAGATCCTAAAACCTTTTTCCCATCACCTGGCAAGCTTGAAAAGCTTCAATGGGGTGAAGGGGCACGTATTGAAACGGGTTATGAAGAAGGCAATTTAGTCACACCTTTTTATGATCCAATGATTTCAAAAGTTATTATTCACGGAGCAGATCGTGACGAAGCATTATCGAAGTCACAAGCATTTTTTAATGATGTTACAATTAATGGTGTAAAAACCAATATTTCGTTATTCAAGGAATTTATTGGATCGGAACAATTTGTTTCAGGCGACTATGCTACAGCAGTATTGCCGCAATGGATGGGAAAAAAGAAGGAGGAACATACATTATGA